Proteins from a genomic interval of Luteibacter pinisoli:
- a CDS encoding S1/P1 nuclease, translating to MKTPHKRRTIAILLALTLPVVAGTAAAWGDIGHRIVAELAWRQLDPSARAEVERLLKADGDDSLPDVASWPDRLRDNPETRDLGKATGPLHYADFHDPKCHYNPPVDCADGKCVVGGLEKYVAILGDRHKSDAERAEALKFVVHFVGDVHQPLHAGNRDDKGGNEYQVQFDGKGTNLHSVWDSKLLYTRDLKWDAYADRLAAQGPVTLPRAIPPLDNAYAQWAEESCQVVATPGFYPDSHKIDDAYVAKNLPVAELRLREAGKRLADLLNKTLD from the coding sequence ATGAAGACGCCCCATAAGCGCCGCACCATCGCCATTCTCCTGGCCCTGACCCTTCCCGTCGTCGCCGGCACTGCCGCCGCCTGGGGCGATATTGGCCACCGCATCGTCGCCGAGCTGGCCTGGCGCCAGCTGGATCCCTCGGCCAGGGCCGAGGTGGAGCGCCTGCTCAAGGCCGACGGGGATGACTCCCTGCCCGACGTCGCCAGCTGGCCGGACCGCCTGCGCGACAACCCGGAGACCCGCGACCTGGGCAAGGCCACCGGCCCCCTGCATTACGCCGACTTCCACGACCCGAAGTGCCATTACAACCCGCCGGTGGACTGCGCCGACGGCAAGTGCGTGGTGGGCGGGCTTGAGAAGTACGTCGCCATCCTGGGCGACCGCCACAAGTCCGACGCCGAGCGCGCCGAGGCCCTGAAGTTCGTGGTCCACTTCGTCGGCGACGTGCACCAGCCCCTGCATGCGGGCAACCGCGATGACAAGGGCGGCAACGAGTACCAGGTGCAGTTCGACGGCAAGGGCACCAACCTGCACAGCGTGTGGGATTCGAAGCTGCTGTACACCCGCGACCTCAAGTGGGACGCCTACGCCGACCGCCTGGCCGCCCAGGGCCCGGTGACGCTGCCGCGCGCCATCCCGCCGCTGGACAACGCGTACGCCCAGTGGGCGGAAGAATCCTGCCAGGTGGTCGCCACGCCGGGCTTCTACCCCGACAGCCACAAGATCGACGACGCCTACGTGGCGAAGAACCTCCCGGTGGCCGAGCTGCGCCTGCGTGAAGCCGGCAAGCGCCTGGCCGACCTGCTGAACAAGACGCTGGACTGA
- the pyk gene encoding pyruvate kinase, with protein MTEIQVRRTKIVATLGPATDVPGMLEKILEEGVDIVRLNLSHGTPDDHRARANAVRAAADAVGREVGILADLQGPKIRIEKFIDGPIDLMPGDSFVLDCRPDAPAGDQTRVGVSYYDLPRDVVAGDVLLLDDGLVALNVIDVVGSEIHTRVAIGGRLSNRKGLNRQGGGLSVSALSDKDRNDIKLAAEMGADFLAVSFVRSAADLHEARRLLREAGGDAAIVSKIERADAIPVLGEIIDASDVVMVARGDLGVEIGDAELPGLQKKIIRESVMRNRSVITATQMLQSMVRAPIPTRAEVLDVANAVIDGTDAVMLSEESAAGAHPDKAVAAMRRICLGAERQFEPRDDLRPSVQSLDRSDQAIALAAMQLASQVGVRAIVSLTESGATAQWLSRYRFAVPIYAMSPSDVARRRMLMLRDVQPVAFETGKLDPAHTARAALQHLFSLGKLGKGDRVILTHGDHIGSHGGTNTLKLLVIGDDGIADSLRDL; from the coding sequence ATGACCGAAATCCAGGTACGCCGCACCAAGATCGTCGCCACCCTCGGCCCGGCCACCGATGTGCCCGGCATGCTCGAGAAGATCCTGGAGGAGGGCGTGGATATCGTTCGCCTGAATCTTTCCCACGGCACGCCGGACGACCATCGCGCCCGCGCCAATGCGGTGCGCGCCGCCGCCGACGCGGTGGGCCGCGAAGTCGGCATCCTCGCCGACCTGCAGGGCCCGAAGATCCGCATCGAGAAGTTCATCGACGGCCCGATCGACCTGATGCCCGGTGACAGCTTCGTCCTTGACTGTCGCCCGGATGCACCGGCCGGCGACCAGACCCGCGTCGGCGTCAGCTACTACGACCTGCCGCGCGACGTCGTCGCGGGCGACGTCCTGCTGCTGGATGACGGCCTCGTCGCATTGAACGTCATCGACGTCGTCGGCAGCGAGATCCACACCCGCGTCGCCATCGGCGGCCGCCTGTCCAACCGCAAGGGCCTCAACCGCCAGGGCGGTGGCCTCAGCGTCTCCGCGCTGTCGGACAAGGATCGCAACGACATCAAGCTGGCCGCCGAAATGGGCGCCGACTTCCTCGCCGTGTCCTTCGTCCGCTCGGCGGCCGACCTGCACGAGGCCCGCCGCCTCCTGCGCGAAGCCGGTGGCGATGCCGCCATCGTCTCGAAGATCGAGCGCGCCGACGCCATCCCCGTGCTTGGCGAAATCATCGACGCCTCCGACGTGGTGATGGTGGCGCGCGGCGACCTCGGCGTGGAAATCGGCGATGCCGAGCTCCCGGGCCTGCAGAAGAAGATCATCCGTGAATCGGTGATGCGTAACCGCTCGGTGATTACCGCCACGCAGATGCTGCAGTCGATGGTGCGTGCGCCGATCCCGACCCGCGCCGAAGTGCTGGACGTGGCCAACGCCGTCATCGACGGTACCGATGCCGTCATGCTCTCGGAAGAGAGCGCGGCCGGTGCCCACCCGGACAAGGCCGTGGCGGCCATGCGTCGTATCTGCCTCGGTGCCGAGCGCCAGTTCGAGCCGCGCGACGACCTGCGCCCGAGCGTCCAGTCGCTGGACCGCTCCGACCAGGCCATCGCCCTGGCCGCCATGCAGCTCGCCTCGCAGGTGGGCGTGCGCGCCATCGTCTCGCTGACCGAGTCCGGTGCTACCGCCCAGTGGCTGTCGCGCTACCGTTTCGCCGTGCCCATCTACGCGATGTCGCCGTCGGACGTGGCCCGCCGCCGCATGCTGATGCTCCGCGACGTGCAGCCGGTGGCCTTCGAAACCGGCAAGCTCGACCCGGCCCACACGGCCCGTGCCGCGCTCCAGCACCTGTTCTCGCTGGGCAAGCTGGGCAAGGGCGACCGCGTGATCCTGACCCACGGTGACCACATTGGCAGCCACGGCGGTACCAACACGCTGAAGCTGCTGGTCATCGGCGACGACGGCATCGCGGACAGCCTGCGCGACCTCTAA
- a CDS encoding energy transducer TonB, with translation MIRTFLPAGAIAAAVLLLAAGPAAAQNTRRVSPDRLPAYWTLTNTQVNADVPNTGKNLDQPGCVAVTYLIGSNGLPQNVTAAKTIPAGDLAQVGVSAVKDFRYAPSGVNRTAEPVATYYVVGFNVPEDPARKAALYKQCELPGYPSA, from the coding sequence ATGATCCGCACATTCCTCCCCGCCGGCGCTATCGCCGCCGCCGTCCTCCTGCTTGCCGCCGGCCCCGCCGCGGCGCAGAACACCCGCCGCGTCTCCCCGGATCGCCTTCCGGCGTACTGGACCCTGACCAATACCCAGGTCAACGCCGACGTGCCGAACACCGGCAAGAACCTCGACCAGCCCGGTTGCGTCGCCGTCACCTACCTCATCGGCTCCAACGGCTTGCCGCAGAACGTCACCGCGGCGAAGACCATCCCGGCCGGTGACCTGGCCCAGGTGGGCGTGAGCGCCGTGAAGGATTTCCGCTACGCCCCGTCCGGCGTAAACCGCACGGCCGAGCCGGTCGCCACCTACTACGTGGTGGGCTTCAACGTCCCCGAAGACCCCGCCCGCAAGGCCGCGCTGTACAAGCAGTGCGAGCTCCCGGGTTACCCGTCCGCCTGA
- a CDS encoding class I fructose-bisphosphate aldolase yields the protein MSIENLEEIAQAMVAPGKGIIAVDESASTIKKRIEAVGLENTEENRRKYRQLLLTAPGLGQYISGAILFDETIRQKTDDGRSMVEAMNAAGIIPGIKVDKGTHPLAGFPDEVVTEGLDGLRERLQEYAKLGAKFAKWRAVIKITDDTPTSAAVEANTHALARYAALCQEAGLVPMVEPEILMDDPSSVQDLDTSFAVHKEVLQSLFAQLELNNVELRALILKVSMVIPGKFAPKEDQADAEDIANATVSVFQYAVPAAVAGIVFLSGGQSDLQATQHLNEINKLGLDHPHPWPISFSYGRALVSKALETWAKDPKANYEAAQKTVVERAKENSDAARGVWKK from the coding sequence ATGAGCATCGAAAACCTCGAAGAAATCGCGCAGGCGATGGTCGCCCCCGGCAAAGGCATCATTGCCGTCGACGAGTCGGCATCGACCATCAAGAAGCGCATCGAGGCCGTTGGCCTGGAGAACACCGAGGAGAACCGCCGCAAGTACCGTCAGTTGCTGCTGACCGCGCCGGGCCTGGGCCAGTACATCTCCGGCGCCATCCTCTTTGACGAAACCATCCGCCAGAAGACCGACGATGGCCGCAGCATGGTCGAAGCCATGAATGCCGCGGGCATCATCCCGGGCATCAAGGTGGACAAGGGCACGCACCCGCTCGCCGGCTTCCCGGATGAAGTGGTGACCGAAGGCCTCGACGGCCTGCGCGAGCGCCTGCAGGAATATGCCAAGCTGGGCGCCAAGTTCGCCAAGTGGCGCGCCGTGATCAAGATCACCGACGACACGCCGACCTCGGCCGCCGTCGAAGCCAACACCCATGCGCTGGCCCGTTATGCGGCGCTCTGCCAGGAAGCCGGCCTGGTGCCGATGGTCGAGCCGGAAATCCTGATGGACGATCCGTCCAGCGTGCAGGACCTGGACACCAGCTTCGCCGTGCACAAAGAAGTGCTGCAGAGCCTGTTCGCCCAGCTCGAGCTCAACAACGTCGAACTGCGCGCCCTGATCCTGAAGGTCAGCATGGTGATCCCGGGCAAGTTCGCGCCGAAAGAAGACCAGGCTGACGCCGAAGACATCGCCAATGCGACGGTTTCGGTGTTCCAGTACGCGGTGCCGGCCGCCGTGGCAGGCATCGTGTTCCTCTCGGGTGGCCAGTCCGACCTGCAGGCCACCCAGCACCTGAACGAGATCAACAAGCTCGGCCTCGATCATCCGCACCCGTGGCCGATCAGCTTCTCGTACGGTCGTGCACTGGTGTCGAAGGCCCTGGAAACCTGGGCCAAGGATCCGAAGGCCAACTACGAAGCCGCCCAGAAGACCGTGGTCGAGCGTGCGAAGGAAAACAGCGACGCCGCCCGCGGCGTCTGGAAGAAGTAA
- a CDS encoding porin family protein, translating to MKKTLIALALVAAGAVAAPAFAQDVNPAAGWFVNGNVGRTSVDKDRYNGHDTGYALNGGYRWGVTPWAAIGAEVGYNDLGNIHAKNFFNNDRVVDRRKSELHGWTAGINGKFNIDPQWYISARTGLYAWKGHGTSNDDLVRRNLDKTSWYAGVGVGYDFSNNWSLGLNYDHYDAKKDNLDLTTNMTSVSLEYRF from the coding sequence ATGAAGAAGACCCTTATCGCCCTCGCCCTGGTTGCTGCTGGCGCCGTTGCCGCCCCCGCCTTCGCGCAGGACGTGAACCCGGCCGCTGGCTGGTTCGTCAATGGCAACGTGGGCCGCACCTCGGTCGACAAGGACCGCTATAACGGCCACGACACGGGTTATGCGCTCAATGGCGGCTATCGCTGGGGCGTGACCCCGTGGGCGGCCATCGGTGCGGAAGTGGGCTACAACGACCTGGGCAACATCCACGCTAAGAATTTCTTCAACAACGATCGCGTGGTGGATCGCCGCAAGTCGGAGCTGCATGGCTGGACCGCTGGCATCAATGGCAAGTTCAACATTGATCCGCAGTGGTACATCAGCGCGCGCACCGGCCTGTACGCGTGGAAGGGCCACGGCACCAGCAACGACGACCTCGTGCGCCGTAACCTCGACAAGACCAGCTGGTACGCCGGCGTCGGCGTGGGCTACGACTTCAGCAACAACTGGAGCCTCGGCCTGAACTACGACCATTACGATGCGAAGAAGGACAACCTCGACCTGACGACGAACATGACGTCGGTGTCGCTGGAATACCGCTTCTAA
- a CDS encoding porin family protein, translating to MKKAALALAVSCVSLSAIPAFAQDNQAISGNYQPSQAVGSGNWFIGANVGRTNGSDTGGFGSNTDGFDFLHGEKGRRTGYGLLGGYRWKVGPDLGLGLEAGYTDLGNYRVKNVFESGQDVDQKSTHNALRGWMVGVNGKINLVPQWYISMHGGYFRANDNNNNYNNSVGQDLGFSNGGRGNRGSFYAGLGTGWDVNEHFGVGVAYDYFHANAGKIRDNATGETQVGLKRSTGIASVTGEYRF from the coding sequence ATGAAAAAGGCAGCTCTTGCCCTTGCGGTTTCTTGCGTCTCGCTTTCGGCTATTCCGGCCTTTGCACAGGACAACCAGGCCATTTCTGGCAACTACCAGCCGAGCCAGGCCGTCGGTAGCGGTAACTGGTTCATTGGCGCCAATGTCGGCCGTACCAACGGCAGCGACACCGGCGGCTTCGGCAGCAACACCGACGGCTTCGACTTCCTGCACGGCGAAAAGGGCCGTCGCACGGGCTATGGCCTCCTCGGCGGTTATCGCTGGAAGGTAGGCCCGGACCTGGGCCTCGGCCTTGAAGCCGGCTACACCGACCTCGGCAACTACCGCGTCAAGAACGTCTTCGAATCCGGCCAGGATGTGGACCAGAAGAGCACTCACAACGCCCTTCGTGGCTGGATGGTTGGCGTGAACGGCAAGATCAACCTCGTGCCGCAGTGGTACATCAGCATGCACGGCGGTTACTTCCGCGCCAACGACAACAACAACAATTACAACAACTCGGTGGGCCAGGATCTCGGCTTCTCCAACGGCGGCCGCGGCAACCGTGGCAGCTTCTACGCAGGCCTGGGTACGGGTTGGGACGTCAACGAACACTTCGGTGTCGGCGTCGCCTACGACTACTTCCATGCCAACGCCGGCAAGATCCGCGACAACGCCACCGGCGAAACCCAGGTGGGCCTGAAACGCTCCACCGGTATCGCTTCGGTGACCGGCGAGTACCGCTTCTAA
- the tkt gene encoding transketolase produces the protein MTTRRERANAIRALAMDAVQAANSGHPGMPMGMADIAEVLWGDFLHHNPTNPHWPNRDRFILSNGHGSMLQYALLHLTGYALPIEDIKNFRQLDHHTAGHPEFGHTPGVETTTGPLGQGLANAVGFAIAEKVLAERFNRPGHDVVDHHTYVFVGDGCLMEGISHEVSSLAGTLKLGKLVAIYDDNGISIDGEVHDWFTDNTAERFRAYGWNVVVGADDKPVDGHDPEAIKAAINAAISQSEKPSLVICKTVIGFGSPNKEGKEESHGAALGVEEVKLTRERLGWNYPAFVIPEEIYSSWNAKDDGARNEKAWNEKFDAYAAAHPELAAELKRRLSGELPKNWKDGAAAFINKLQADGPVVASRKASQMSLDAFGPLLPELIGGSADLAPSNLTIWKGSKNISTGGAEGNYIHYGVREFGMSAISNGIALHGGFVPYDATFLVFSDYARNAVRMSCLIPAHAIHVYTHDSIGLGEDGPTHQPIEHLGSLRLIPNNRVWRPADAVESAVSWKKAIERTGNPSCLIFSRQNLKHNPRTEEQVANIEKGGYVLFEPAEKFKAIIISTGSEVGMAVDAAKSLGDQGIPVRVVSMPCTEEFDAQPVEYREGVLPSWCRARVAVEAASVDFWYKYTGLDGKVIGMTTFGASAPIDKLYEHFGITTTAVIDAVKGVIK, from the coding sequence ATGACGACACGCCGCGAACGCGCCAATGCGATCCGCGCCCTGGCCATGGATGCTGTGCAAGCTGCCAATTCGGGCCACCCGGGCATGCCCATGGGCATGGCCGATATCGCGGAGGTGCTGTGGGGTGATTTCCTGCACCACAACCCGACGAACCCGCATTGGCCCAACCGCGACCGGTTCATCCTCTCCAACGGCCACGGCTCGATGCTGCAGTACGCGCTGCTGCACCTCACCGGCTATGCGCTGCCGATCGAGGACATCAAGAACTTCCGCCAGCTCGACCATCACACGGCGGGCCATCCGGAGTTCGGCCACACGCCGGGCGTCGAGACCACCACCGGCCCGCTGGGCCAGGGCCTCGCCAACGCCGTCGGTTTCGCCATCGCCGAGAAGGTGCTCGCCGAGCGCTTCAACCGCCCGGGCCACGACGTGGTCGACCACCACACCTACGTCTTCGTCGGCGACGGCTGCCTCATGGAAGGCATCTCGCATGAAGTGTCCTCGCTCGCCGGTACGCTGAAGCTCGGCAAGCTCGTCGCCATCTACGACGACAACGGCATTTCCATCGACGGCGAAGTGCACGACTGGTTCACCGACAACACCGCCGAGCGCTTCCGCGCCTACGGCTGGAACGTCGTGGTCGGCGCTGACGACAAGCCGGTCGACGGCCATGATCCGGAGGCCATCAAGGCCGCGATCAACGCCGCCATCTCGCAGAGCGAAAAGCCGAGCCTGGTGATCTGCAAGACCGTCATCGGCTTCGGTTCGCCGAACAAGGAAGGCAAGGAAGAATCCCACGGCGCCGCCCTCGGCGTTGAGGAAGTGAAGCTCACCCGCGAGCGTCTTGGCTGGAACTACCCCGCCTTCGTCATCCCCGAAGAGATCTACAGCTCGTGGAACGCGAAGGACGACGGCGCCAGGAACGAGAAGGCCTGGAACGAGAAGTTCGACGCCTACGCCGCCGCCCACCCGGAACTCGCTGCCGAACTGAAGCGTCGCCTCTCCGGCGAGCTGCCGAAGAACTGGAAGGATGGCGCCGCGGCGTTCATCAACAAGCTGCAGGCCGATGGCCCGGTGGTCGCCTCGCGCAAGGCATCGCAGATGTCGCTGGATGCGTTCGGCCCGCTGCTGCCGGAACTGATCGGCGGCTCCGCTGACCTGGCGCCGTCCAACCTGACCATCTGGAAGGGTTCGAAGAACATTTCCACCGGTGGCGCGGAAGGCAACTACATCCATTACGGCGTGCGCGAGTTCGGCATGTCGGCCATCTCCAACGGTATCGCGCTGCACGGCGGTTTCGTGCCGTACGACGCGACCTTCCTGGTGTTCTCCGACTACGCCCGCAACGCGGTGCGCATGTCGTGCCTCATCCCGGCCCACGCGATCCACGTGTACACGCACGATTCGATCGGCCTGGGTGAAGACGGCCCGACGCATCAGCCGATCGAGCACCTCGGTTCGCTGCGCCTGATCCCGAACAACCGCGTGTGGCGCCCGGCCGATGCCGTGGAATCCGCCGTGTCGTGGAAGAAGGCCATCGAGCGCACGGGCAACCCGTCGTGCCTGATCTTCTCGCGCCAGAACCTCAAGCATAATCCGCGCACGGAAGAGCAGGTGGCGAACATCGAGAAGGGCGGCTACGTCCTGTTCGAGCCGGCCGAGAAGTTCAAGGCCATCATCATCTCCACCGGTTCGGAAGTGGGCATGGCCGTGGATGCCGCGAAGTCGCTGGGTGACCAGGGCATTCCGGTCCGCGTCGTCTCGATGCCCTGCACGGAAGAGTTCGACGCACAGCCGGTGGAATACCGCGAAGGCGTCCTGCCGTCGTGGTGCCGCGCCCGCGTCGCGGTGGAAGCCGCTTCGGTGGACTTCTGGTACAAGTACACCGGCCTCGACGGCAAGGTCATCGGCATGACGACCTTCGGCGCCTCGGCCCCGATCGACAAGCTGTATGAGCACTTCGGCATCACCACCACGGCGGTGATTGATGCGGTGAAGGGTGTGATCAAGTAA
- a CDS encoding acyltransferase family protein, which yields MDRIAAIDGLRGLAVLAVVWYHLSPTSLPGGFSGVDVFLVVSGFVVSASVCRHGLVEGWVWAFFARRVRRLLPALVVCLIATGVACMLWVPEAWLSDRNHKTGRMAFYGASNWLMASRGDDYFSPSNDFNPYVHTWSLGLEEQFYLLFPFAIAGWLKGGEWRTVSFLICSGMLVTSLAFGLLPTSDDFRVAFHLVPARAWEFLTGVVTWQILQKGRPAQSKKALLVLGTSGLIGVLYSLGSASPQQFPVPGAIPAVLGTGCLLFSLAHHERTRLSSLLSWLPLASAGRMSYSLYLWHWPVFVLFRWTVGLDGPMQRVAALVVASGVAYASWRYIESHGLRATREWRPSFVVGSGIATMVVGAVLLDAIHHQTGRWSRSTVMRHAEDWFPKTKPGSYLTCGRVDRANAEVGSGWVKTISRKGCPSVSKAPRVFAIGDSHALALGPMYAAYVATTGAPVFLYNNGGCPVLSLQLERESSEHCKRSFQAARKHMMAALQPGDVVFLPSLRLERRVDQWGGSVAPRHAIPSGLAEARNILGELRTVGAHVVVLAPNLLLNVPLFRCADGWTQWQAVCRPGHLVERAEFEARRRPVMLALADLAKEPDVRLFDPLPILCPEDEVVCSGYRGGRPLFFDADHLSAYGSELLFPAFMDLVVSRPWKDVGGD from the coding sequence ATGGATCGCATTGCCGCTATCGACGGTTTGCGTGGGCTGGCGGTGCTTGCGGTCGTGTGGTATCACCTTTCGCCTACAAGCTTGCCCGGAGGTTTTTCCGGCGTTGACGTCTTCCTAGTCGTATCTGGCTTCGTCGTCAGCGCGTCGGTATGTCGTCATGGCTTGGTCGAAGGCTGGGTGTGGGCGTTCTTTGCCCGCCGCGTGCGCAGGCTTCTTCCTGCGCTTGTCGTATGCCTGATCGCCACAGGTGTGGCGTGCATGCTTTGGGTGCCAGAGGCATGGCTAAGCGATCGCAACCACAAAACGGGTCGTATGGCGTTTTACGGTGCCAGTAACTGGCTTATGGCGTCGCGAGGCGATGACTATTTTTCGCCGTCCAACGACTTCAATCCGTACGTACACACGTGGTCCCTTGGTCTCGAGGAGCAGTTTTACCTTCTATTTCCCTTCGCGATTGCCGGCTGGCTGAAGGGTGGAGAATGGAGAACCGTGTCATTCCTGATTTGCTCAGGGATGCTGGTGACGTCACTTGCCTTTGGCCTGCTGCCGACGTCCGACGACTTTCGCGTTGCATTCCATCTAGTACCTGCTCGCGCCTGGGAATTTCTGACAGGCGTGGTCACGTGGCAAATTCTACAGAAGGGGCGACCCGCGCAGAGTAAGAAGGCTCTTCTGGTGCTCGGGACGTCGGGACTTATCGGTGTTCTCTATTCGTTGGGCTCTGCTTCGCCGCAACAGTTTCCGGTACCTGGCGCGATTCCGGCGGTGCTGGGAACGGGATGCCTGCTCTTCTCTTTGGCGCACCACGAACGGACGAGGCTTTCGTCGCTGCTGAGCTGGCTTCCTCTGGCGTCTGCCGGTCGCATGTCGTATTCGCTCTACTTGTGGCATTGGCCTGTATTCGTCCTATTTCGTTGGACGGTTGGCCTCGATGGCCCGATGCAGCGGGTCGCGGCGTTGGTTGTCGCGTCTGGGGTTGCCTATGCGTCCTGGCGATACATCGAGTCCCATGGCCTGCGCGCAACACGAGAGTGGCGCCCTTCCTTTGTTGTTGGTTCCGGCATAGCCACCATGGTAGTGGGCGCAGTTTTGCTTGACGCCATTCATCATCAGACGGGCCGCTGGTCTCGATCAACCGTCATGCGGCACGCGGAGGATTGGTTTCCGAAGACGAAGCCAGGTTCGTATCTCACATGTGGACGCGTAGATCGCGCCAACGCAGAGGTCGGTTCCGGTTGGGTTAAGACGATCAGCCGCAAAGGATGTCCTTCCGTTTCGAAGGCGCCTCGTGTCTTCGCCATAGGAGATTCTCATGCACTGGCGCTCGGACCGATGTATGCAGCTTACGTCGCAACGACTGGCGCTCCCGTCTTTCTCTACAACAATGGCGGTTGCCCGGTTCTGAGTCTGCAACTGGAACGGGAGTCGTCCGAGCACTGTAAGCGAAGCTTTCAGGCCGCAAGAAAGCACATGATGGCCGCGCTGCAGCCCGGTGATGTGGTGTTCCTTCCATCGCTACGCTTGGAGCGTCGGGTCGACCAGTGGGGCGGCAGTGTCGCGCCCAGGCATGCTATTCCAAGTGGTCTAGCTGAAGCTCGCAACATCCTTGGGGAGCTTCGGACGGTCGGCGCACATGTGGTCGTCTTAGCACCTAACCTCCTTTTAAATGTTCCGCTATTTCGCTGTGCGGACGGGTGGACTCAGTGGCAAGCTGTTTGTCGTCCAGGACATTTGGTTGAAAGGGCAGAGTTTGAGGCCCGGCGGCGGCCCGTTATGCTCGCGCTGGCGGACCTCGCGAAGGAACCTGATGTCCGTCTGTTTGATCCTCTTCCGATCCTTTGCCCTGAGGATGAGGTCGTTTGCTCCGGGTATCGGGGTGGCCGTCCTCTATTTTTTGATGCTGATCATCTAAGTGCCTATGGGAGCGAACTTTTGTTCCCTGCTTTCATGGATTTGGTTGTCAGCAGGCCATGGAAGGACGTCGGTGGCGACTGA
- a CDS encoding glycosyltransferase family 39 protein, with amino-acid sequence MNSVAAEKTIPVAPPRAWPAATIAAFRRVLVPFLLTRLVILFIFGVTPAMTAVSVSQWNSDDGTAIRLSKATLAKGVSAVAIGNDSAWYYTIAHDGYEKRPFDTSHQANWAFFPLHPLLWRAVATITDEWIWSGVLLANVLMLIGLCVLWRLAYDLTGKRETADASVVFACLWPASYFMSLPHTEALFFTLACLSLLAARRGAFPAAGIAGALASATRFNGLFLIPSLLAAWIGSDRRKHHLPWIAVAVAGTALYAVYLWSITGNALAFKDIQVAWGRGLAAPWAAIADYIGHPAKIAVSWNPRLINFLSVVAGIASVVACWKRGWRDIALFTALTMLAPLCTGTLTSMTRYLGVAPGLFVSFAAWSERSPRVGQSLLALSSVVLTLMCVLFAAGIDIAGA; translated from the coding sequence ATGAATTCGGTTGCCGCGGAGAAAACCATCCCGGTTGCGCCGCCGCGCGCGTGGCCCGCGGCGACGATTGCTGCCTTCAGGCGGGTACTGGTGCCCTTCCTGCTAACTCGCCTCGTTATTCTGTTTATTTTCGGCGTGACGCCGGCCATGACTGCCGTATCGGTCAGTCAGTGGAATAGCGACGACGGCACCGCCATCCGCCTGTCTAAAGCAACCTTGGCGAAAGGCGTGAGCGCGGTCGCCATCGGTAATGACTCGGCCTGGTACTACACCATTGCCCACGACGGCTACGAAAAGCGCCCGTTCGATACGTCGCATCAGGCGAATTGGGCGTTCTTCCCGCTTCATCCGCTTTTGTGGCGCGCCGTAGCGACCATCACCGATGAATGGATATGGTCGGGTGTGCTACTTGCCAATGTGCTGATGCTCATCGGATTGTGTGTCCTTTGGCGACTCGCCTACGATCTCACCGGCAAGCGTGAGACGGCCGATGCCAGCGTTGTCTTCGCGTGCCTCTGGCCCGCCAGCTATTTCATGTCGCTTCCGCACACCGAGGCGCTGTTCTTCACCCTCGCGTGCCTCTCGCTTCTTGCAGCGCGGCGGGGTGCCTTTCCCGCCGCCGGGATCGCCGGCGCCCTTGCGTCCGCCACGCGTTTCAATGGACTGTTCCTGATCCCGTCGCTGCTGGCGGCATGGATCGGCAGCGATCGTCGGAAACACCACCTCCCGTGGATAGCCGTGGCGGTTGCAGGTACCGCGCTGTATGCCGTTTACCTTTGGTCGATCACCGGCAATGCGCTTGCCTTCAAGGACATTCAGGTGGCGTGGGGACGGGGACTCGCTGCGCCGTGGGCTGCCATCGCGGATTACATCGGGCATCCGGCCAAGATCGCCGTATCGTGGAATCCGCGACTGATTAACTTCCTTTCCGTGGTAGCAGGCATCGCTAGCGTAGTGGCCTGCTGGAAGCGAGGCTGGCGCGACATCGCGCTATTCACAGCATTGACGATGCTCGCGCCGCTATGCACGGGCACGCTGACTTCGATGACGCGCTACCTGGGCGTGGCGCCAGGCCTCTTCGTTTCCTTTGCCGCCTGGTCTGAAAGGAGCCCGCGCGTCGGGCAGAGCCTGCTGGCGCTTTCGTCTGTCGTGCTCACATTGATGTGCGTCCTGTTTGCCGCTGGCATCGATATCGCGGGCGCCTAG